Proteins encoded together in one Cyprinus carpio isolate SPL01 chromosome B14, ASM1834038v1, whole genome shotgun sequence window:
- the LOC109054254 gene encoding CD40 ligand-like isoform X2 — MINTFHTSYNPPPPPVPPRAGYSRPRPAGNTSLVKFLSVMLLLLMILTFGGFLYLFQKLNMLQDSYHEDISLQRLQECADSSMGEESITECGKLMEKYKAVIAKVSQANEKLSKLTGGQHFIGPAAHMTVQTEHKDKTDKTSDFLKKSLLWDEEHSLLQDVRLSKERDKLTIQYPGIYFIYSQVTFSKNSPVSSLKQSIRITVPKKEQDKELLKSFCSLKPNTSNLCTASVAGVFHLEKDQQIFVTVTDTSLVNRDSCSFGLFKLR; from the exons ATGATAAACACCTTTCACACTAGCTACAATCCTCCACCTCCACCGGTGCCTCCACGGGCAGGATACAGCAGACCCCGGCCAGCGGGCAACACATCTTTAGTCAAGTTTTTGTCAGTGATGCTACTGCTGTTAATGATACTGACCTTCGGAGGCTTCCTCTACCTGTTCCAGAAACTCAACATG CTCCAGGACAGTTATCATGAAGACATCAGCCTACAGAGACTACAGGAATGTGCGGACAGCAGTATGGGAGAAGAATCAATTACAGAATGTGGCAAACTGATGGAAAAATATAAAGCTGTCATAGCAAAG GTTTCACAAGcaaatgaaaaat TGTCTAAGTTAACTGGAGGGCAACACTTTATTGGACCAGCTGCACACATGACTGTTCAGACTGAGCATAAAG ATAAGACAGATAAGACTTCTGACTTCTTGAAGAAAAGTCTTCTTTGGGATGAAGAGCACTCACTGCTACAGGATGTACGGCTCAGCAAAGAACGGGACAAGTTGACCATTCAGTATCCCGGAATCTACTTCATCTATTCCCAGGTCACCTTCTCCAAAAATTCTCCTGTATCTTCATTAAAGCAATCCATAAGGATCACAGTACCCAAGAAAGAGCAAGACAAGGAGCTACTCAAGTCTTTTTGCAGTTTGAAACCAAACACATCAAATTTGTGTACAGCTTCTGTGGCAGGGGTGTTCCATCTAGAAAAAGACCAACAGATCTTTGTTACAGTAACAGACACATCCTTGGTGAACCGGGACTCCTGCAGCTTTGGATTATTCAAATTGCGGTAA
- the LOC109054254 gene encoding CD40 ligand-like isoform X1: MINTFHTSYNPPPPPVPPRAGYSRPRPAGNTSLVKFLSVMLLLLMILTFGGFLYLFQKLNMQLQDSYHEDISLQRLQECADSSMGEESITECGKLMEKYKAVIAKVSQANEKLSKLTGGQHFIGPAAHMTVQTEHKDKTDKTSDFLKKSLLWDEEHSLLQDVRLSKERDKLTIQYPGIYFIYSQVTFSKNSPVSSLKQSIRITVPKKEQDKELLKSFCSLKPNTSNLCTASVAGVFHLEKDQQIFVTVTDTSLVNRDSCSFGLFKLR, translated from the exons ATGATAAACACCTTTCACACTAGCTACAATCCTCCACCTCCACCGGTGCCTCCACGGGCAGGATACAGCAGACCCCGGCCAGCGGGCAACACATCTTTAGTCAAGTTTTTGTCAGTGATGCTACTGCTGTTAATGATACTGACCTTCGGAGGCTTCCTCTACCTGTTCCAGAAACTCAACATG CAGCTCCAGGACAGTTATCATGAAGACATCAGCCTACAGAGACTACAGGAATGTGCGGACAGCAGTATGGGAGAAGAATCAATTACAGAATGTGGCAAACTGATGGAAAAATATAAAGCTGTCATAGCAAAG GTTTCACAAGcaaatgaaaaat TGTCTAAGTTAACTGGAGGGCAACACTTTATTGGACCAGCTGCACACATGACTGTTCAGACTGAGCATAAAG ATAAGACAGATAAGACTTCTGACTTCTTGAAGAAAAGTCTTCTTTGGGATGAAGAGCACTCACTGCTACAGGATGTACGGCTCAGCAAAGAACGGGACAAGTTGACCATTCAGTATCCCGGAATCTACTTCATCTATTCCCAGGTCACCTTCTCCAAAAATTCTCCTGTATCTTCATTAAAGCAATCCATAAGGATCACAGTACCCAAGAAAGAGCAAGACAAGGAGCTACTCAAGTCTTTTTGCAGTTTGAAACCAAACACATCAAATTTGTGTACAGCTTCTGTGGCAGGGGTGTTCCATCTAGAAAAAGACCAACAGATCTTTGTTACAGTAACAGACACATCCTTGGTGAACCGGGACTCCTGCAGCTTTGGATTATTCAAATTGCGGTAA
- the tmtops3a gene encoding teleost multiple tissue opsin 3a, whose product MVVYIWSLNISYKDTSALNQSANVSSGDPLEPHDSPPGLSRTGHTVTAACLGIILLFGFLNNLFVLLIFARFRSLWTPINLILLNISVSDILVCLFGTPFSFASSLYGKWLLGYHGCKWYGFANSLFGIVSLMSLSILSYERYAALLRPTKADVSDFHRAWLCVAGSWLYSLVWTLPPFLGWSSYGPEGPGTTCSVQWHQRSTNSMSYVMCLFIFCLLLPLMLMIFCYGKILCIIKGVTKINLLTAQRRENHILLMVITMVSCYLLCWMPYGVVALLATFGRRGVITPITSMVPSVLAKSSTVVNPVIYVLFNNQFYRCFLAFLKCQGDPSFHSQNPQHSSKEDPHVLKPCDGPSWHRGVKGSQKKEQHTLALVVHYTP is encoded by the exons ATGGTCGTCTACATCTGGAGTTTGAACATTAGCTACAAAGACACTTCTGCTCTCAATCAAAGTGCAAATGTCAGTTCAGGAGACCCCCTAGAGCCCCACGATTCCCCACCTGGCCTGAGCCGGACCGGCCACACGGTGACAGCCGCCTGCCTCGGAATCATTCTGCTGTTTGGATTCCTCAACAACCTGTTTGTCCTGCTCATCTTTGCGAGGTTTCGCTCACTGTGGACACCTATAAACCTCATTCTGCTGAACATCAGCGTGAGTGACAtactggtttgtttgtttgggacTCCCTTCAGTTTCGCTTCCAGTCTCTATGGGAAATGGCTGTTGGGATATCACGGCTGCAAATGGTACGGGTTCGCCAATTCGCTTTTTG GAATTgtgtctctcatgtctctgtccATACTATCATATGAGCGTTATGCCGCCCTGCTGCGCCCCACCAAGGCAGACGTGTCTGACTTCCACAGGGCCTGGCTCTGTGTGGCCGGATCCTGGCTCTATTCACTGGTGTGGACTCTCCCACCATTCCTGGGCTGGAGTAGCTATGGTCCTGAAGGGCCCGGGACAACATGCTCAGTGCAGTGGCATCAGCGCTCAACCAACAGCATGTCTTACGTGATGTGCCTGTTCATCTTCTGTCTGCTTCTACCCCTAATGCTCATGATCTTCTGCTATGGCAAAATCCTGTGCATTATTAAAGGG GTAACTAAGATCAACCTGCTGACTGCACAGAGGAGGGAGAACCACATCCTTCTCATGGTTATCACCATGGTCTCCTGCTATCTGCTGTGCTGGATGCCATACGGGGTGGTGGCTCTGCTGGCCACCTTTGGCAGGAGGGGCGTGATCACTCCCATAACCAGCATGGTGCCATCAGTCCTGGCCAAGAGCAGCACGGTGGTCAACCCGGTCATATATGTGCTTTTCAACAACCAG ttCTACAGGTGTTTCTTAGCATTTCTGAAGTGTCAAGGAGATCCATCGTTTCATAGCCAGAATCCTCAGCACAGCAGCAAAGAAGATCCTCATGTGCTCAAGCCCTGTGACGGGCCCTCATGGCATCGCGGTGTCAAGGGCTCCCAGAAAAAAGAGCAGCACACCCTGGCCTTAGTAGTCCATTACACCCCCTGA